From the Scophthalmus maximus strain ysfricsl-2021 chromosome 11, ASM2237912v1, whole genome shotgun sequence genome, one window contains:
- the ech1 gene encoding delta(3,5)-Delta(2,4)-dienoyl-CoA isomerase, mitochondrial isoform X2, protein MSSAGGATSPYTTLAISHPAKSVTHVELHRPEKLNAMNSAFWREMVDCFNELAADPDCRVVVVSGAGKIFTAGIDLMDMAADILQPQGDDTARISWNLRRKIAMYQETFSVIEKCPKPVVVAVHGACIGGGVDLITACDIRLCTQDAWFQVKEVDIGLAADVGTLQRLPKVIGSRSLVNDLALTARKMYADEAKSSGLVSRLFADKEAMMSGALEMAGEIAGRSPVAVQGTKINLVYARDHSVAEGLDYMATWNMSMLQTDDLIKSAQAALEKKSPKTITFSKL, encoded by the exons ATGTCGTCCGCAGGTGGTGCCACCTCGCCCTACACCACCCTCGCCATCAGTCACCCAGCCAAGTCCGTCACACACGTGGAGCTCCACCGCCCTGAGAAACTCAACGCCATGAACTCGGCCTTCTGGAG AGAGATGGTGGATTGCTTTAATGAGCTCGCTGCAGACCCAGACTGCAGAGTGGTGGTGGTTTCCGGAGCAGGGAAGATCTTCACAGCTG GAATTGACCTGATGGACATGGCCGCCGACATACTGCAGCCACAGGGCGACGACACAGCCAGAATTTCCTGGAACCTCAGACGAAAGATCGCCATGTATCAAGAGACATTCTCCGTCATAGAGAAG TGTCCGAAGCCTGTTGTGGTGGCCGTCCATGGAGCCTGTATTGGAGGAG GTGTCGACCTGATCACAGCGTGCGACATCCGCCTGTGCACCCAGGACGCCTGGTTCCAGGTAAAA GAAGTTGATATTGGACTAGCAGCAGACGTTGGGACTCTCCAGAGACTTCCTAAAGTCATCGGCAGCCGCAG CCTTGTGAACGACTTGGCTCTGACCGCCAGGAAGATGTATGCAGATGAAGCCAAGAGCAGCGGCCTGGTCAG CCGGTTGTTTGCAGATAAGGAGGCCATGATGTCTGGAGCTCTGGAGATGGCTGGCGAGATCGCTGGTCGCAGCCCTGTAGCTGTGCAAGGCACCAAGATCAACCTGGTCTACGCCAGAGACCACAGTGTGGCAGAGGGACTGGACTACATG GCCACGTGGAACATGAGCATGCTTCAGACTGACGATTTGATCAAATCAGCACAGGCCGCCTTGGAGAAGAAGAGTCCCAAGACGATAACTTTTTCCAAACTCTGA
- the ech1 gene encoding delta(3,5)-Delta(2,4)-dienoyl-CoA isomerase, mitochondrial isoform X1, which yields MLSVVVRSALAKNRGLWLPTQSVVRAMSSAGGATSPYTTLAISHPAKSVTHVELHRPEKLNAMNSAFWREMVDCFNELAADPDCRVVVVSGAGKIFTAGIDLMDMAADILQPQGDDTARISWNLRRKIAMYQETFSVIEKCPKPVVVAVHGACIGGGVDLITACDIRLCTQDAWFQVKEVDIGLAADVGTLQRLPKVIGSRSLVNDLALTARKMYADEAKSSGLVSRLFADKEAMMSGALEMAGEIAGRSPVAVQGTKINLVYARDHSVAEGLDYMATWNMSMLQTDDLIKSAQAALEKKSPKTITFSKL from the exons ATGCTGTCGGTCGTTGTCAGGTCGGCTCTCGCCAAAA acAGGGGCTTGTGGCTGCCCACTCAGTCTGTGGTCAGGGCCATGTCGTCCGCAGGTGGTGCCACCTCGCCCTACACCACCCTCGCCATCAGTCACCCAGCCAAGTCCGTCACACACGTGGAGCTCCACCGCCCTGAGAAACTCAACGCCATGAACTCGGCCTTCTGGAG AGAGATGGTGGATTGCTTTAATGAGCTCGCTGCAGACCCAGACTGCAGAGTGGTGGTGGTTTCCGGAGCAGGGAAGATCTTCACAGCTG GAATTGACCTGATGGACATGGCCGCCGACATACTGCAGCCACAGGGCGACGACACAGCCAGAATTTCCTGGAACCTCAGACGAAAGATCGCCATGTATCAAGAGACATTCTCCGTCATAGAGAAG TGTCCGAAGCCTGTTGTGGTGGCCGTCCATGGAGCCTGTATTGGAGGAG GTGTCGACCTGATCACAGCGTGCGACATCCGCCTGTGCACCCAGGACGCCTGGTTCCAGGTAAAA GAAGTTGATATTGGACTAGCAGCAGACGTTGGGACTCTCCAGAGACTTCCTAAAGTCATCGGCAGCCGCAG CCTTGTGAACGACTTGGCTCTGACCGCCAGGAAGATGTATGCAGATGAAGCCAAGAGCAGCGGCCTGGTCAG CCGGTTGTTTGCAGATAAGGAGGCCATGATGTCTGGAGCTCTGGAGATGGCTGGCGAGATCGCTGGTCGCAGCCCTGTAGCTGTGCAAGGCACCAAGATCAACCTGGTCTACGCCAGAGACCACAGTGTGGCAGAGGGACTGGACTACATG GCCACGTGGAACATGAGCATGCTTCAGACTGACGATTTGATCAAATCAGCACAGGCCGCCTTGGAGAAGAAGAGTCCCAAGACGATAACTTTTTCCAAACTCTGA